Proteins encoded in a region of the Solanum dulcamara chromosome 9, daSolDulc1.2, whole genome shotgun sequence genome:
- the LOC129904322 gene encoding uncharacterized protein LOC129904322: MESALLSASRFTTLRKAERKVVGGPVAARKLQSSFYGKEINTHALFIRNFKRIHLTVTSVMRRKLIKKETVVPDPDYRIPIVLLGLSGGLFYAENLPAAVPIGLLGLLLLFQTTRVRFVFDDEALEVKVGEQLKESGENVFVGGKNRWKYSSFVNWELWWPSFPILVYFKEKQTKPEGQVHFFPVIFNGKQLYDVMVERCGPSKTSGPN, encoded by the exons ATGGAGAGCGCTCTTCTCTCTGCTTCCCGCTTCACTACTCTGCGTA AAGCAGAAAGAAAAGTAGTAGGTGGGCCTGTGGCTGCGAGGAAATTACAGAGCTCATTCTATGGCAAAGAGATTAATACTCATGCTCTTTTCATCAGAAACTTCAAAAGAATCCATCTCACTGTCACCTCAGTG ATGCGGAGGAAACTAATAAAGAAGGAGACTGTTGTTCCTGACCCTGATTACCGAATTCCTATTGTCCTTCTAG GGTTATCTGGTGGTTTATTTTATGCGGAAAATCTACCAGCAGCAGTTCCTATTGGACTTCTTGGATTACTCCTGTTATTCCAG ACTACAAGAGTGAGATTTGTCTTTGATGATGAAGCTCTG GAGGTGAAAGTTGGGGAGCAACTCAAGGAGTCAGGTGAAAATGTTTTCGTGGGTGGAAAGAACCGCTGGAA ATATTCTTCATTTGTGAACTGGGAGCTCTGGTGGCCAAGCTTTCCGATTTTGGTTTATTTCAAAGAGAAACAGACAAAACCCGAGGGACAAGTGCACTTTTTCCCAGTAATTTTT aACGGGAAGCAACTGTATGATGTTATGGTGGAGAGATGTGGCCCTTCAAAAACTAGCGGACCAAACTAG
- the LOC129903453 gene encoding protein SPA, chloroplastic, which translates to MLTVPSLSRFKSPFISSPLKLSPPSSSFFTQKFHQTYRGRNSYPCIRAVDLDQNTVIAITVGVLSVAIGVGIPVFYETQIDNAAKRENTQACFPCTGTGAQKCRFCMGTGSVTVELGGGETEVSRCINCDGAGGLTCTTCQGSGIQPRYLDRREFKDDD; encoded by the exons atgttaaCAGTACCTTCACTTTCCCGCTTTAAGTCTCCATTTATCAGCTCCCCTCTTaagctctctcctccttcttcttcttttttcactCAGAAATTTCATCAAACATATCGTGGGCGAAATTCTTATCCATGTATTAGAGCTGTGGATCTTGATCAAAACACG GTGATAGCAATTACAGTTGGGGTGCTCAGCGTTGCTATTGGAGTTGGAATTCCAGTTTTTTATGAAACCCAAATTGATAATGCT GCAAAAAGAGAGAATACACAAGCCTGCTTCCCCTGCACTGGCACTGGTGCTC AGAAATGCAGATTTTGCATGGGTACTGGCAGTGTGACAGTGGAGCTTGGAGGGGGTGAGACAGAAGTCTCTCGGTGCATCAACTGTGACGGTGCTGGTGGTTTGACTTGCACAACATGTCAAGGCAGTGGCATTCAACCTCGGTACCTTGATCGCAG GGAATTTAAGGATGACGATTAG
- the LOC129904320 gene encoding probable diphthine methyl ester synthase, with protein sequence MLYIIGLGLGDDKDITLKGLEAVKKCSKVYMEAYTSLLSFGLSPNGLSNLENLYGRSITLADREMVEEKADEILNEAKSSDVAFLVVGDPFGATTHTDIVVRAKKLGVDVKVIHNASVMNAVGVCGLQLYHYGETVSIPFFTETWRPDSFYEKIRENRKLGLHTLCLLDIRVKEPTIESLCRGKKQYEPPRFMTVNTAIEQLLEVEEARGESVYGENTICVGFARLGSEDQKVVAGSMKQLLTVDFGPPLHCLVIVGKTHPVEEEMLEFYGL encoded by the exons ATGCTGTATATAATAGGTCTGGGATTGGGGGATGATAAAGATATAACTTTGAAAGGTCTTGAAGCTGTAAAAAAATGCAGCAAAGTATACATGGAAGCTTACACTTCACTTCTCTCTTTTGGGCTCTCCCCAAATGGCCTTTCCAATCTG GAAAATCTTTATGGAAGATCAATTACACTTGCTGATAGAGAAATGGTTGAGGAGAAAGCTGATGAGATCCTTAATGAAGCTAAATCTTCTGACGTGGCTTTTCTAGTTGTTGGTGATCCTTTTGG AGCCACAACCCACACTGATATTGTTGTCCGTGCTAAGAAGCTGGGTGTGGATGTTAAGGTGATACACAATGCATCTGTGATGAATGCTGTTGGAGTGTGTGGCTTACAACTCTACCATTATGGAGAGACAGTTTCCATACCATTCTTCACTGAGACCTGGAGGCCTGATAGTTTCTATGAGAAGATTAGAGAAAACCGAAAGCTTGGACTACACACACTCTGCTTGTTAG ATATACGAGTGAAAGAACCCACCATTGAATCTCTTTGCAG AGGAAAGAAGCAGTATGAACCACCCAGGTTTATGACAGTTAACACGGCAATCGAGCAGCTCTTAGAAGTTGAAGAAGCCCGTGGAGAATCTG TATACGGTGAAAATACAATTTGTGTTGGTTTTGCGCGGCTGGGGAGTGAAGACCAGAAGGTGGTTGCTGGTTCAATGAAGCAACTTCTAACAGTTGACTTTGGGCCTCCATTGCATTGCTTAGTCATAGTTGGCAAAACACACCCTGTTGAAGAAGAAATGCTGGAATTTTATGGGCTTTAG
- the LOC129903038 gene encoding endoglucanase 2-like, translating to MGEKSKKGGWCGWIIVLIVAAAAAGAIVVLVMKKHKDSNTDAASGASEKKYEDALKIAMQFFDVQKSGKLVNNKITWRGDSAVKDGSQAKLDLSQGMYDAGDHMKFNFPMAYTATVLSWAILEYGDQMKGVGQLEPAQDSLKWITDYLINSHPKDNVLYIQVGDADADHKCWDRPEDMTEVRPLIQINATVPGTEVAAETAAAMAAASLVFKSKNSAYSSDLLKHAKQLFSFADKYRGSYSENIPEVATYYNSTGYGDELLWAASWLYHATGDQTYFDYATGKNADSFGNFGNPTWFSWDSKLAGTQVLLSRVSFFNSKVSNSDTLQEYRKTAEAVMCGLLPKSPTATSSRTDSGLIWISQWNALQHPVASAFLAVLYSDYMLTSKTEKITCDGDAYTPSDLRKFAMSQANYVLGDNPAKMSYLVGYGDKYPQYVHHRGASIPKDADTNCKEGWKYLDSTEPNPNVATGALVGGPFLNETYIDSRNNSIQGEPTTYNSAVIVGLLSGLVSTSSVVQSFS from the exons ATGGGAGAGAAATCAAAAAAAGGGGGTTGGTGTGGATGGATTATAGTTTTGATAGTGGCTGCTGCGGCTGCTGGAGCCATTGTGGTACTTGTCATGAAGAAGCATAAAGATTCTAACACAGATGCTGCTTCTGGTGCTtctgaaaaaaaatatgaagatgCTCTGAAAATTGCAATGCAGTTCTTTGATGTTCAAAAAT CTGGGAAGTTGGTAAATAATAAGATAACATGGAGAGGCGATTCAGCCGTCAAAGATGGAAGTCAAGCTAAGTTAGACCTTAGTCAAGGAATGTATGATGCTGGTGACCACATGAAATTTAATTTTCCAATGGCTTACACTGCCACGGTGTTGTCATGGGCCATCCTTGAGTATGGTGATCAGATGAAAGGTGTGGGCCAGTTGGAACCTGCTCAAGACTCACTCAAGTGGATTACGGACTATCTTATCAATTCTCATCCAAAAGATAATGTTCTTTATATTCAG GTGGGTGATGCTGATGCCGATCATAAATGTTGGGATAGGCCCGAGGACATGACTGAGGTGAGGCCTCTAATTCAGATAAATGCTACTGTCCCTGGGACAGAAGTTGCAGCTGAAACTGCAGCAGCTATGGCAGCAGCATCCCTGGTGTTCAAGTCGAAGAACTCAGCATACTCAAGTGACCTTCTTAAGCATGCTAAACAGTTGTTTTCTTTTGCTGACAAATATAGAGGTAGTTACAGCGAAAATATTCCTGAAGTCGCAACATATTACAATTCAACTGGATATGGAGATGAGCTCTTGTGGGCCGCAAGTTGGCTATATCATGCAACTGGGGatcaaacatattttgattACGCGACTGGGAAAAATGCAGATTCTTTTGGTAATTTTGGAAATCCAACTTGGTTTAGCTGGGATAGCAAATTAGCTGGTACTCAG GTTCTTTTATCTCGGGTCAGCTTCTTTAATTCGAAAGTCTCAAACTCGGACACACTTCAAGAGTATAGGAAAACTGCCGAAGCTGTAATGTGTGGTCTCTTACCGAAATCTCCGACAGCAACATCCAGCAGAACTGATA GTGGTTTGATATGGATAAGTCAATGGAACGCGTTGCAGCATCCTGTAGCCTCTGCCTTCTTAGCTGTGCTGTACAGTGATTATATGCTCACTTCCAAGACTGAAAAAATAACTTGTGATGGTGATGCATATACACCATCTGATCTCAGAAAGTTTGCCATGTCCCAG GCAAATTATGTTTTGGGCGATAATCCAGCGAAGATGAGTTATCTCGTAGGCTATGGGGACAAATATCCGCAGTATGTTCATCACAGAGGGGCTTCCATTCCTAAAGATGCCGATACTAATTGCAAAGAAGGTTGGAAGTATCTAGACTCAACTGAACCAAATCCCAATGTCGCAACTGGAGCCCTCGTTGGTGGTCCATTTCTTAATGAGACATATATTGATTCAAGGAACAACTCGATTCAAGGAGAGCCAACCACATACAATAGTGCTGTCATTGTTGGCCTTCTTTCTGGTTTGGTTTCCACTTCCTCAGTGGTTCAGTCTTTCAGTTGA